The following is a genomic window from Chitinophaga caseinilytica.
CTTGTTAATAATGTCTATGTCGTAAGCGAACGACGTTTCGATGTGGACGTTCTGCCGGAGCACCTCGTCCATGATGAACGAAAAGTGAGAACTTTTGGTACAGTAGCAATAGTAATAATTGCCATCATACTTGTTCTTCTTGATCGCATCCTGGAACATCTTTTTCGCCCTGCTTACCTGCATCCCGATCTTGGGAAGATAGGTCAGTTTGAAGGGGGTGCCGTATTTGTCGATCAGCGCCCGCATGTCCAGCCCGTTGAAAAACAGGTTATTCTCCTTCACATCGAATCCTTCCTGCGGGAACTCGAAGGTCTGGTTAACCAGGTCCGTGTAGGTGTTGTTCATTTAATTCTGTGAATGAATTTCTAAGGTCAAAAAATTAATACACAATAAATGAGCTGGAAACTTCTGGTTTTAAGTTGAAACAAGTCACAACACACCTACGTAAGTCGTTCCCCAGCAAAATCGGATGCAAATCTACTATTTTGTTCCAATGGATTCCCAAAAAATTTCGATCTTTTTTACGAATGGGGAATAACATTGTTATTACACTGTATCACAACCACTTACACTATATTACATAAAGCGTTTAATTAGCTGAAAGGAGCTTTTCCGGCGCAGGAGGCCCCGGGTTGACATTCCTTTTACAATCCCTTCATAATCATTTCAGTAACTCCAAACCCCTTTTCCCTTCACAGAATAACAGATCGAGGATGCTAAGGTTCGGCAAAAAGCCGGTCCTTTCCCCAAAAACCTGCGTGTATTCGACGGGGTTTTCCGGGACCTGGCCGGGTACCATTTTGTCGCGCAGGTCGAGGATGGTGGTATCATTATTATAGTCCTTCTCGAAAGTGTCCGTCATTTCCACGTGGGGCGCAAACCCGAGGGCGCGGTTGGCGAACTCGAAGCAGGCCATGTTCCAGTCGAGCAGATATTCAAATTCCTTCTCATATAACATTTCCAGTTCCGGCTCGAAATATTCGAACCAGGGGGAACGGCGGTAAGCGGAGGTGAGGGTTTTCCAGTGGAGTTGCTGCCAGGGTTCGAGGTTGGAAATGCGAACGTCTTTCATGACAGTCCGCTGGTTTTTTCCTTTCACGAGCGGAACGCTCAAAAGTATCATTCCGTTGGGCCCGGCGATGTAGCAACGATTGCGAAAACTGACCTTCTGGTAGTGCTCCATGCGCTCAAAGCGCACTTTTTCGCCTTCAATTAAAGTTTTATAGAAGCTGATAGGCGGAAAATATTGACTTTCAATGAGTAATATTTCGTTTTTCTGCTGTTCTGCCATACTGTCCATTTTAGTTTTCCGGTGATGTAAATCAACGTGAAATGGGTGATTACAATTAAATAAAAAGCTTTTGTTAATGCACTTCAACTTCTTGATTAACAGCCCATAGAATTTTAATAAATATGCTATTAATATTAGCAATCGCCCATTTCACGTAAAATGTTAAAAGTCAACAAAAATACTAAAGATATTAGTCTAAAAAATCGTTGATTTTTGAGCGTTTTTATTTAAAGTAAAATTTCAAGTAGACGGGTCGCTCCCAGCCCGGTTTTTAACTTAATTTTTGGAGGGATTTGTCGTAGGTTTGGTGGAAATTTTCAAACGCCGTCATGAAGCAGGTAACCTGGTATTTTATGATCCTTCTCGTTTGGGGTGGGGTCAGCGCATGTGGAAAAATGAAGGACCTGGAGTTTATCCGGGTCGCGAGTTTCGATATGGAAAATCTGAGCTTTTCAAAAAGCACGGTCAAAATCGAACTGGCCTATTACAACCCGAACAATTTTTCGCTCCGGTTGAAAGATGCCGAATTCGACGTTTTTCTGGACGACACGAAAGTTGGGCATTCTTTCCAGGACACCTTAATTGACATCCCGGCGCGCGATACTTTTTATTTTCCGGTGAAGCTCCAGGTCGAAATGGGGAATGTTTTCAAGAACATGCTCGGCGTTTTGGCGAACAAGGAGGTAACTATTAAAGCCGCCGGAAATTGCAAAGTCGGCAAAAAAGGGGTCTATCTTCCCTTCCCGATCCACTGCGAAACGAAACAGAAACTCGACTTTTTCTGATGGAACAACTGACTTTTTGGGATCAACTGATGTCGTTTTTTACGTCGGCCATTCAATTTATCGCGACGTGGTTTTTCGGATTTTGATGCGTTTTTTCAAATTCCGGCATCCTGAACCCAGCGCATTTTACACCTGATTTTATATTTCGACGATTCGAATTACAATAATTAAAGCCATCCTTTCCGGATGGCTTTTTTGTTTTCGCGCGTGATTTTATGACATCGCTGATGCTTTTTGGGGAACCCTGGCTGCCGGATTTTGTGGTTGATTTTGCCGGTTAAGGCGCCAGGAAAATCGGACTATCCCACCCTAAAACACCACAATTTTGCACCTAAAAATGGGGGCACCCAATGCCCAAAACGAGTTTTACAACGCCCTTTTTCTTCTCAGATTTACCCGGTTTTCCGTTTTTCGACGTCGCTTAGACAGTCGAAATCACCTCGAAAATCCTGTCTTTTTTGTTGGGATTTCGGATCGATCGGCTGTCTAAAACTCATCTGCCCAACTTCAAAACTTGTCGGAGATCGTTGATTTGAGGTGCTGTTTTGAGGAAGGGAAAATTGTACTTTTTGAGGATCGGGGTATTTTGAAGGCTGCTCTTCCCCTATCGATCGGGTTCACTTTTTTTGCACAGGAATTGAGGTGCAGGGGGATTTGTGCCAAACAAATTGCTACTGATTTTCCACATTTCTCACATGGATTTGAAGGAAAATCAAATGGTTTCTAACGGTAATTCCTCCAGAAAACTCTCCTCGATATACTGGATCGAGGGCAATTGTTCTCTTAATTTGTTCGGAAAATCAGTTGTTAATTGGTACGCTGCAACCCCAATCGGCCTGTTCATTTCAAGCTGATAAACGTGGGTTAACGCAAGTTTTGGGCACAAAAAAACCGCCCCGGCAAGCCGGAGCGGTCGAATTCGATATAATAATATAACTAGTGTTTCTTCTGAACAGGGCCTCCACCGTCTTCCGGTTTCTTGCAGCACTTGGGCAGGTCGTTATAAGAATCCGCATTGGCGGTTACATCGTCTGCATCGTACCCAACGTTCGCAATGGCGGTTTTGATGTTCTCGATATTGGTGCGGTCGGTAAAATACTTCACCGTCGCTTCCTTCTTCTTCACGTCCACCACCATGGATTTTACCCCCTCTTCTTTCAGGAAATACCGCTGGATCGCGTCTTTGCACATATTGCACTGAACGGAAGGCACCTTGATCTTCGCCGTTACAAGCGTTCCTTTCTTCGCCTGGGCCATCGCAGAACCTGTAACAGCCAGCAGCAGCACCAGCATCATTTTAATGATACGCATAGGATGAATAGTTTTTAATCTCTCACAATATACGATTTCATCACAATATATCGGCTATTTCCCCCACACATCGGGAGCCGTACGCCAGGCTTGCAATGTAGCCTGTTCGTCGGGCCCCACCTGGCCTTTTTCCACCGCCAGTTCGATCAGGGCGGCGTAGTTGCTCAGGGAACGGAAGGGAACACTTGCCGATTCGAAAGCCTTCACGGCGATATCGAACCCGTAATTGAAGATAGACACCATCCCGATCACTTCGCCTCCCGCTGCGCGGATCGCCTGCACAGCTTCCAGGCTGCTCTTGCCGGTGGAAATCAGGTCTTCCACCACCACAACCGGCTGGCCCGGCTGCAACACCCCTTCGATCTGATTGCCCATCCCATGCTCCTTCGGCTTGGAACGCACATAGATGAACGGCAGCTTCAGCTGATCGGCCACCATGGCGCCATGCGGGATGCCCGCCGTTGCCACGCCCGCAATCACCGCGGCTTCCGGCCATGTCTCGAACACCACGTTGCAAAGCTCGGACTTAATGTAATCCCGGACATACGGATAAGACAATACTTTGCGGTTGTCGCAATAAATCGGGGATTTCCAGCCCGAAGCCCAGGTGAAAGGCTGGGCAGGACTCAGTTTTACGGCTTGTATCTGTAACAGTTTCTCTGCTACCTGTTTTTCGCTGATATTGTTCATAACGGCGCAAAAGTACGATGAATAATGCAAAGGATTATTTTTGCGGCATGGAAACACCGATACACATATATATTAATGAGCGCCCGCTCCTGATCGCCGGCCTCCATACACCGCTCCCCGCCGAATTCACAGGCGCCACCACCCTTTTCAATCCGCCCGCGGCCGAGGTGGCCCAAACCATCGCCCTGCTGGAAAAGAACCAGCTCCCGGCCGTCGTGTTCCGCACCGGCGAAGCCGATGCCCTCCTCGAACAAGTCAAAAGCCATTTTACGGTACTCGTGGCAGCGGGTGGCCTGGTCACCAACGAAGCGGGAGACATCCTCCTCATGTTCCGCCGCGGCAAGTGGGACCTTCCCAAAGGTAAACAGGACGACGGCGAAACCCTCGAAGCCTGCGCCCTTCGCGAAGTCCAGGAAGAAACCGGGCTTTCGAACGTGACCCTCGGCCGCCTCATCACCGAAACTTACCACTATTATTCCCTCAAAGGAAAAAACATACTCAAGCACAGCTACTGGTACCGCATGCACTTCTTCGGCACGGAGCTCACCGTTCCCCAGATCGAGGAAGACATCATGGACATCCAGTGGATCAAGCCCGAGCACATCGCCCGGTACATGCCCTACTCTTACCAAAACATCGTAGACGTGCTCACCAAAGCCGGCTACACCGCCCAACCCTCATGAACGCCCAATCCCACTACGAAAACCACCTCGCCGCATTCTACGCCTGGATGTCGGGGAATTTCGAAACGAAGCAACAGGAGCAGCAGGACTGGTTTTCCGGCCACGGCGTGCTCCCGCGCGGCAACAAGGTAGCCATCGACCTGGGGGCCGGCCACGGCCTGCAGTCGGTTTCCCTGGCCAGGCTGGGGTTCTCGGTGTTTGCCGTCGATTTTAACCAGCACCTGCTGTCTGAACTGAACGCCCGGGCCAAAGGGCTCCCCATCCGCACCGTGCTGGCCGACCTGAAAAATGTGCCGCAATACGCCACGGAGGCCGAGCTCATCACCTGTATGGGTGATACGCTCACGCACCTGGACAGTATCGAAACCGTCCGGAATCTTATCCAGCAATGGTCTGCACTGTTGCCGGCCGGCGGGCGCATCGCCCTGTCGTTCCGCGACCTCACGGAAGAGCTCTTCGGCGAACAGCGGTTCATTCCCATTAAGGCAGACGATCAGCGGATCCATACCTGCTTCCTGGAATACGGACCGGGATTTGTGCGGGTGTACGACCAATTGCTGGAAAAACAGAACGGGGAATGGGTACAGAAAGTGAGCAGTTACCGGAAACTGCGAATGGGAGCGGATTTGGTGAAGGAAATGCTCGCGGATGCGGGATTCCGCGTCGTGCAGCACGACGTCATCGCCAGGATGCAGTACCTGCTGGCGGAAAAATAATTTACCCTTCTTTTCTTTTGGCCAGCACGGCTACGGTCAGCCGGCTTACGCAGACCAGCTTGTGATGGTCGTCGGTAATGCGTATGTCCCACACATGCGTGGCGGAGCCGATATGCAGCGGCGTGGCGATGGCATGCACATATCCTTCGCGGACACCGCGGACGTGGTTGGCATTGATCTCCAGGCCTACGCAAATCTGTTTTTCGGGATCGATGATCAGCGCGGAAGCCACGCTGCCCACCGTTTCCGCGAGCGCGGCCGATGCCCCGCCGTGCAGCAGCCCGTAAGGTTGCACCGTGCGATGGTCTACCGGCATCATAGCACGCAGGTAATTCGAGCCGATCTCGGTAAACTCCATCCCTACCCAGGCGCCCATGGTATTGCGACCGTTCTCGTTCAGTTGGTCCAGGGAAATGTCCAGCGAAAACCAGATGGGTTTCATAGCCAAAGTTTTATTAAGAAAGTTTGGAATATTGGAGGGAAGCCGACACTTCTTTCGGCAGGAACTGTGCCGCATCGCCGCCGTTCCGGATCACGTCGCGCACGAGGGTGCTGGCGATGGTCGAGAATTCGGGGGAGCAGGTCAGGAAGATGGTTTCCACTTCGTGGTCCATTTTGCGGTTGATGTCTGCGATCGCTTTTTCGTATTCGAAATCAGCTACGTACCGGATGCCGCGGAGGATAAACCGGGCGCCGATCTGTTTGCAGAAGTTCACGGTAAGCCCTTCGTACGACGTCACTTCCACCGTTGGCTGGTCTTTATAAATCTCGCGCAGCCATTCCACGCGCTGTTCCACCGAAAACATGGGCACTTTGCCGGAATTGACGCCGATGCCGATCACGAGTTTATCGAAAACGGGCAGGGCGCGGTCGATGATATCGGTATGGCCGAGCGTTACGGGATCGAAGGTACCGGGGAAAAGACAGATTCTTTGCATATGGTTTACGTTATTCGCCGGAAGGGGTTTTCAGTTCCTCCCGATTGATGAAAATAGTAAAGATCGTGGTGCCATAGTGCCGTTCCGCACGGAAATAGGGATAATGACGGAAATCGTTCCTGCGGGTATGTTCCAGCACGAACCATCCTTCTTCCTTCAGCAAGCCTTTTTCGAAAACGAGCGTCGGGAGTGCTTCCATGTTGCCCAGTTCGTAGGGCGGGTCGGCGAAAATGAAATCGAACGGGGCGCCGCCCTGCTGGAGGAATTTGAAAGCGTCCATCTTCACGATTTGCGTGCTTACGTCCAGCTGACCGGCTGTTTTGGCGATGAAACCCGCCATGGTATTGTCTTTCTCCACCACCGTCAGGTTCGTGGCCCCGCGGGAGGCCAGTTCGAACGTGATGCTGCCCGTGCCGCCGAAAAGTTCGAGGCAGCGCAGTTCGGGGATGTCGAGATTGTTTTCGATGATATTGAAAAGGCCGCCCTTCGCGATGTCGGTAGTGGGCCGTGTATGCGGCATGTTGGCAGGCGGATGAATGCGGCGCCCGCCCAGTGCGCCACCGATTATACGCATAACGCCAGGGCGTAAAGATTAAAGAATTGATGAGACGGCATGTCTACCATCTTCGGAATGTAGAGGAACCCGTCGGGCCGGTAAACCCACTCGATGCGCGGCAGGAACCGGCTGAGCTCGATGAAAACCTGTGAATCTTTCGTAAGCGCCCCGCCGATCTTGATGCGCGACTTCAGCTCGCTGAGGCCCAGCTGCCGGAGGCTGTTCACGGTGTAATATACGATATCGAGGCCGCCGCGATGGGCGTATTGGTGCTGCATGAGCAATTGTCCGCCCGCGAAAACGGTCAAAGTAAACTGCTGCGCCTGCACTTCGGCATAGGCGATGCCTTCCGGCGCGGTGTGGTCCGCATCCTGGCGGTACGCTTTCAACAGGGCGGTGTTGGCATGCGCCACATCGTCTGTCGAAAATTCCTTGCGCAGGAACCCCAGCATATCCTTATCCACCGAAAAAACGTTCACCAGGCCCATATCCGCCAGTTCATCGGCCAGTACGGCGTCCTGCGTTTTGTGGGGCAGCGCGGCCTGGAGATAATCTTTCCGCAGCTGCTGCTGGTAAAACTCCCGCGGCACGAGGGTGTTCTCGGCCGAGGAGAAAGCGAGCAGCACTTTCTTGAAAGCGGTGAAAAGTAGCCTGTCGGCGTCGAAGATCTGTTCGATCATTTCGAGATCGGCCATGGCAACGGTCCTGGGCTGGTAGCTGTAGCTCTTCAGGGCCAGGAACTTGCGCTGCAGGGGCGCGAGCACGGCATAGCTGAATGTGCCGGAACCGATCATCACCAGCAGGGTGCAGGTGGTGAGGTCTGTTTCCAGCAACGTCGCGTCGTCTATCGCGTAGGTGGGTTGTATGGTATATGCCACGGGCATGATCTGTCTGTTATTCCGCACAATAATAGTTAAAAATGTTGAGAACCACGGCCGCCGGGGCCTGCAAGATGACCGGCGGAGGCCCCGGAGGAATCGTTTTCGTCATTAATTCCTTGCCGCCGCATCCCAAACCGTTATTTTTGCCGGGTTTTTACGGTTTAACTATATGCAAGTCGAAGTAACGAACAGGCAGATCATCAAGATCGCCGGCCCCATATGTCTTTCCCTGATCCTCCCTCAGATCAATCACCTCACCAATGCCGCCTTCCTGGGGCACCTGGGCGAGTTCCCGATCGCAGTGAACGGCATCGCGGGGATTTATACGCTGGTCATTTACATGATCTCCTACGGGATCACGAACGGGATGCAGGTGATGTTTGCGCGGCGGACGGGCGAACAGAACATCGCCGGCATGGGGCCTATTTTCAGCAATGGGCTGGTCCTGTCCATGGGCATGTCGCTCCTCGGTATCCTCATCACCGAAACCCTCGCCCCCGCGTTCTTCCGCGCTTCCCTGCACGACCCGCACATTATCGAAGCGGCGTCGGAGTTCACGCGCATCCGGATCTGGGGGCTCCCCTTCCTCATGCTCATGCGGCTTTGCACCTCCTTATATATCGGTACCGGCAACACGAAGCTGCTGGTGATCATTTCCCTTTTCCAGGAAGTCACCAATATCGTGTTCGACTACGGGCTGATCTTCGGTAAACTGGGCCTCCCCGCACTGGGGCTCAATGGTGCGGCCTACGCCTCCATCCTGGCGGAGATCGCGGGTTTCGCCGCGGCCTGGGTGCTGCTCCTCATCGGTAAATTCAATGTCAAATACGAGCTGTTCGCCCGCCTGCGCCCCACCTGGAGCGGTTGCCGGAGCATCCTGGTGATTTCCGCGCCGCTGGTCGTGCAATACCTGTTCAGCATCGGCAGCTGGCTGATCTTCTTCATATTCATCGAACACCTCGGGCAGCGCCCCCTGGCCATTTCCAATATGATGCGGAGTATTTTCGGGCTGTTCGGGATTTTCACCTGGGCGTTCGGCTCCACCTGCAACACCATGGTTTCCAACCTGATCGGCCAGGGCCGGGAAAACGAGGTCATGACCATGGTCAAAAAGATCACGAAGCTGTCTGTCCTCTGTTCCATCGCCATCTGCCTCATCATCAGTATTTTCCCCACGCTTTGGCTGCGGATCTATACGACAGACGTATCCCTCATGACCGAGGCCCTTCCGTCTATGTACGTATGCATGGTGGTGATGATCCTCGCGTCGGTGACCGCCGTGGTATTCAACGGCGTAACGGGAACGGGCGATACGCGGATCAACCTCGGCATCGAGATCATCGCCGTGATCGCATACCTCACGTATTGCGTGGTGGTAATTGAAAGGATGCACAGCCAGCTGCACTGGGCCTGGTTTGCGGAGTTCGTCTACTGGACGTCGATGGGCTCGCTGGCCTGGCTGTACCTGAAAAGCGGCCGGTGGAAAGGTAAAAAGCTGGCGTAAGGCCGTTATTGCATACTGTCGAGGAGCTTTTTGCACTCGGCTTTGTAACCGGGATCGTCCTGGTAAATGGGCCGGAGGCGCATGGCTTTGTTGAGGATTTCCATGGCCTGGGTTTCCTGGTTGTTCTGCCGGAATGCGATAGCCAGGTCAAGATAGTTGAGGATAAAGGACGGCGTAAGCTGCCGGCATTTCTCGTAATTGGCGATCGCGTCTTCCAGCGTAGCGGCCGGCATTCCGCCGAAAAGCACCTTGGCGGCGGCTTTTTCGATGGAACTGAGGTTATAGATATCGAAATTCCATTTGCCGAGCAGATGGAAGGCTTCGCCGTAGTCGGGTTTGAACTTGATGGCCAGGTCTACGTACTTCTTCACTTCCCTGGCGGCGGCCACTTTCTCCTTGGCGCCGGAAATCTGCGCGATGCGGGCCCAGGCAAGGGCCATGGCGTAGTTGGATTCGGGGTTTTCTACATCCACCTTCATGGCTTCGTAAGCGAATATCTTCGCGTTGTTGAACCATTCCATTTTGGCGGATTTATCTTTCTGGCGGGCGCCTTCACGGCTGCAGATGAGGCTGCTCTGGTTGAGGGCGGTCACGTTGCCGGGGTCTGCCTGGAGGATGTCTTTATATTGTTGCAGCGCCTCGGTCTCCTTCATTTGCAGGGTGAGCTGTTTGGCCTGGGCGAGCGATTCCTCGACCGTTTGGCTGAACGAAGCGAGCGCCAGCAGGGAGGCGCAACACAGTAAAAAGGTTTTCTTAAGCATAGGAACGAATTGAATTTAACAGGTTCCCAAAAATAAGGATTTTCCCAGCCCGGCCGCATGGTGGACATGGTTTCTACACGGACGGCCGGAAATATAACGTTGCCGGCCTCAGTATTGTTTTTCCAAAGCCACGCAGGAGTAAGCCAGGTCTCCTCCGAACGGGGGCGCCTGCTTCCGCAGCGTCACCTTCGAATAGCTGATGACCGGAAAACGCGCCTTCACTTTCTCGGAAATATCGTGCACCACCTGTTCCAGCAACTGCTGCGGCACTTCCATCACTGCCTTCGAAATGGAAAACAGCGCTTCATAGTTCACGGATTCCCCCAGTTGCGAAGGGTGTTCCGGCTCGGGCAACTGCACGAGCACGTCCAGTACGAA
Proteins encoded in this region:
- a CDS encoding WbqC family protein: MAEQQKNEILLIESQYFPPISFYKTLIEGEKVRFERMEHYQKVSFRNRCYIAGPNGMILLSVPLVKGKNQRTVMKDVRISNLEPWQQLHWKTLTSAYRRSPWFEYFEPELEMLYEKEFEYLLDWNMACFEFANRALGFAPHVEMTDTFEKDYNNDTTILDLRDKMVPGQVPENPVEYTQVFGERTGFLPNLSILDLLFCEGKRGLELLK
- a CDS encoding LEA type 2 family protein, which translates into the protein MKQVTWYFMILLVWGGVSACGKMKDLEFIRVASFDMENLSFSKSTVKIELAYYNPNNFSLRLKDAEFDVFLDDTKVGHSFQDTLIDIPARDTFYFPVKLQVEMGNVFKNMLGVLANKEVTIKAAGNCKVGKKGVYLPFPIHCETKQKLDFF
- a CDS encoding heavy-metal-associated domain-containing protein produces the protein MRIIKMMLVLLLAVTGSAMAQAKKGTLVTAKIKVPSVQCNMCKDAIQRYFLKEEGVKSMVVDVKKKEATVKYFTDRTNIENIKTAIANVGYDADDVTANADSYNDLPKCCKKPEDGGGPVQKKH
- the pyrE gene encoding orotate phosphoribosyltransferase, whose translation is MNNISEKQVAEKLLQIQAVKLSPAQPFTWASGWKSPIYCDNRKVLSYPYVRDYIKSELCNVVFETWPEAAVIAGVATAGIPHGAMVADQLKLPFIYVRSKPKEHGMGNQIEGVLQPGQPVVVVEDLISTGKSSLEAVQAIRAAGGEVIGMVSIFNYGFDIAVKAFESASVPFRSLSNYAALIELAVEKGQVGPDEQATLQAWRTAPDVWGK
- a CDS encoding NUDIX hydrolase: METPIHIYINERPLLIAGLHTPLPAEFTGATTLFNPPAAEVAQTIALLEKNQLPAVVFRTGEADALLEQVKSHFTVLVAAGGLVTNEAGDILLMFRRGKWDLPKGKQDDGETLEACALREVQEETGLSNVTLGRLITETYHYYSLKGKNILKHSYWYRMHFFGTELTVPQIEEDIMDIQWIKPEHIARYMPYSYQNIVDVLTKAGYTAQPS
- a CDS encoding class I SAM-dependent methyltransferase produces the protein MNAQSHYENHLAAFYAWMSGNFETKQQEQQDWFSGHGVLPRGNKVAIDLGAGHGLQSVSLARLGFSVFAVDFNQHLLSELNARAKGLPIRTVLADLKNVPQYATEAELITCMGDTLTHLDSIETVRNLIQQWSALLPAGGRIALSFRDLTEELFGEQRFIPIKADDQRIHTCFLEYGPGFVRVYDQLLEKQNGEWVQKVSSYRKLRMGADLVKEMLADAGFRVVQHDVIARMQYLLAEK
- a CDS encoding hotdog fold thioesterase, with the protein product MKPIWFSLDISLDQLNENGRNTMGAWVGMEFTEIGSNYLRAMMPVDHRTVQPYGLLHGGASAALAETVGSVASALIIDPEKQICVGLEINANHVRGVREGYVHAIATPLHIGSATHVWDIRITDDHHKLVCVSRLTVAVLAKRKEG
- the coaD gene encoding pantetheine-phosphate adenylyltransferase; this encodes MQRICLFPGTFDPVTLGHTDIIDRALPVFDKLVIGIGVNSGKVPMFSVEQRVEWLREIYKDQPTVEVTSYEGLTVNFCKQIGARFILRGIRYVADFEYEKAIADINRKMDHEVETIFLTCSPEFSTIASTLVRDVIRNGGDAAQFLPKEVSASLQYSKLS
- a CDS encoding RsmD family RNA methyltransferase, coding for MRIIGGALGGRRIHPPANMPHTRPTTDIAKGGLFNIIENNLDIPELRCLELFGGTGSITFELASRGATNLTVVEKDNTMAGFIAKTAGQLDVSTQIVKMDAFKFLQQGGAPFDFIFADPPYELGNMEALPTLVFEKGLLKEEGWFVLEHTRRNDFRHYPYFRAERHYGTTIFTIFINREELKTPSGE
- a CDS encoding DUF3822 family protein — translated: MRNNRQIMPVAYTIQPTYAIDDATLLETDLTTCTLLVMIGSGTFSYAVLAPLQRKFLALKSYSYQPRTVAMADLEMIEQIFDADRLLFTAFKKVLLAFSSAENTLVPREFYQQQLRKDYLQAALPHKTQDAVLADELADMGLVNVFSVDKDMLGFLRKEFSTDDVAHANTALLKAYRQDADHTAPEGIAYAEVQAQQFTLTVFAGGQLLMQHQYAHRGGLDIVYYTVNSLRQLGLSELKSRIKIGGALTKDSQVFIELSRFLPRIEWVYRPDGFLYIPKMVDMPSHQFFNLYALALCV
- a CDS encoding MATE family efflux transporter, with the protein product MQVEVTNRQIIKIAGPICLSLILPQINHLTNAAFLGHLGEFPIAVNGIAGIYTLVIYMISYGITNGMQVMFARRTGEQNIAGMGPIFSNGLVLSMGMSLLGILITETLAPAFFRASLHDPHIIEAASEFTRIRIWGLPFLMLMRLCTSLYIGTGNTKLLVIISLFQEVTNIVFDYGLIFGKLGLPALGLNGAAYASILAEIAGFAAAWVLLLIGKFNVKYELFARLRPTWSGCRSILVISAPLVVQYLFSIGSWLIFFIFIEHLGQRPLAISNMMRSIFGLFGIFTWAFGSTCNTMVSNLIGQGRENEVMTMVKKITKLSVLCSIAICLIISIFPTLWLRIYTTDVSLMTEALPSMYVCMVVMILASVTAVVFNGVTGTGDTRINLGIEIIAVIAYLTYCVVVIERMHSQLHWAWFAEFVYWTSMGSLAWLYLKSGRWKGKKLA
- the folB gene encoding dihydroneopterin aldolase; its protein translation is MLTIALESVRFFAHHGFYEQERIIGNHFVLDVLVQLPEPEHPSQLGESVNYEALFSISKAVMEVPQQLLEQVVHDISEKVKARFPVISYSKVTLRKQAPPFGGDLAYSCVALEKQY